One genomic window of Acidimicrobiia bacterium includes the following:
- the xsc gene encoding sulfoacetaldehyde acetyltransferase, with translation MTPSEAFVETMVANGVDTTFGIMGSAFMDAMDIFAPAGIRLVPVVHEQGAAHMADGYARVSGRHGVVVGQNGPGISNCVTAIAAAFWAHSPVVIVTPETGTMGIGLGGFQEANQLPMFQEFTKYQGHINNEHRMAEITARCFDRAMSEMGPTQLNIPRDRFYGDIDVEIAEPMRLDRGPGGERTLNEAADLLAQAEFPVLISGGGVVMGDAMDDAIALAERLGCPVVNSYLHNDSFPASHPQWCGPLGYQGSKAAMKLIAQADVVLALGTRLGPFGTLPQHDMDYWPANAKIIQVDADQKMLGLVKKISVGICGDAGASARALTDRLADRTLACDATREERAARTAQEKETWEAELDDWTHETDDFSIEMIKEAIDEPDNWLHPRQVLRELEKAMPARAMVSTDIGNINSVANSYLRFEEPRSFFAAMSWGNCGYALPTIIGAKAAAPDRPAISYAGDGAWAMSMSELMTAVRHDIPVTAVVFHNRQWGAEKKNQVDFYGRRFVAGELDGGEDYSEIARAMGAQGVRVNELEEVGPALTAAIEAQMNDGVTTVIEIMCTKELGAPFRKDALSTPVRNLEQYIDYV, from the coding sequence ATGACCCCCAGCGAAGCCTTCGTCGAGACCATGGTGGCAAACGGCGTTGACACCACCTTTGGCATCATGGGTTCAGCTTTCATGGACGCCATGGACATTTTTGCCCCCGCTGGCATTCGCCTCGTCCCCGTAGTGCACGAACAAGGCGCCGCCCACATGGCAGACGGCTACGCCCGAGTAAGCGGCCGCCACGGTGTAGTGGTCGGCCAAAACGGCCCCGGCATCTCCAACTGCGTTACGGCCATCGCCGCCGCCTTCTGGGCCCACAGCCCGGTAGTTATCGTCACCCCCGAAACCGGCACCATGGGCATCGGCCTGGGCGGCTTCCAAGAAGCCAACCAACTCCCCATGTTTCAAGAATTCACCAAATACCAAGGCCACATCAACAACGAACACCGCATGGCCGAAATAACCGCCCGCTGCTTCGACCGGGCCATGTCAGAAATGGGCCCCACCCAACTCAACATTCCCCGCGACCGCTTCTACGGCGACATTGATGTAGAAATCGCCGAACCCATGCGCCTCGATCGTGGCCCCGGCGGCGAACGCACCCTCAACGAAGCCGCCGACCTTTTGGCCCAAGCAGAATTCCCGGTACTTATTTCTGGCGGCGGGGTAGTGATGGGCGATGCCATGGACGACGCCATAGCGCTGGCCGAACGCCTCGGTTGCCCAGTTGTAAACAGTTACCTCCACAACGACTCCTTCCCCGCCAGCCACCCACAATGGTGTGGCCCTCTCGGCTACCAAGGCTCCAAAGCCGCCATGAAACTCATTGCCCAAGCCGACGTAGTACTGGCCCTCGGTACCCGCTTAGGCCCCTTCGGCACCCTGCCCCAACACGACATGGACTACTGGCCCGCCAACGCCAAAATCATCCAAGTGGACGCCGACCAAAAAATGCTGGGCCTGGTAAAGAAAATCTCCGTCGGTATCTGCGGCGACGCCGGTGCCTCGGCCCGAGCACTAACCGATCGCTTAGCCGACCGCACGTTGGCCTGCGACGCCACCCGAGAAGAACGCGCTGCCCGCACCGCCCAAGAAAAAGAAACATGGGAAGCCGAACTCGACGACTGGACCCATGAAACTGATGACTTCAGCATCGAAATGATTAAAGAAGCCATCGACGAACCAGACAACTGGCTGCACCCCCGCCAAGTATTGCGTGAACTTGAAAAAGCCATGCCAGCCCGAGCCATGGTGTCCACCGACATTGGCAACATCAACTCGGTAGCCAACAGTTACCTGCGCTTCGAAGAACCACGCTCCTTCTTTGCCGCCATGAGTTGGGGCAACTGCGGCTACGCCCTACCCACCATCATCGGCGCCAAAGCAGCCGCCCCCGACCGCCCCGCCATTTCTTACGCCGGCGACGGAGCTTGGGCCATGAGCATGAGCGAACTAATGACCGCCGTACGCCACGACATTCCCGTGACCGCCGTGGTATTTCACAACCGCCAATGGGGCGCCGAAAAGAAAAATCAAGTGGACTTCTACGGTCGCCGTTTCGTAGCCGGAGAACTCGACGGCGGCGAAGACTACTCAGAAATCGCCCGAGCCATGGGTGCCCAAGGCGTACGGGTCAACGAACTTGAAGAAGTAGGCCCCGCACTCACCGCAGCCATAGAAGCACAAATGAACGACGGAGTCACCACGGTCATCGAAATCATGTGCACCAAAGAACTCGGT